The Candidatus Neomarinimicrobiota bacterium genome contains the following window.
GTCTGCCAAGATCAAATCTGCATTACTCCTGTTAACCTTGCTATTAATCGGATTCCCCATGATGGATTATCAAACAGCTCGTACGGGTTTTGGGATATACGGATTACTGGTTCTGGTAATCGCCCTTGTTTCCCGTGTGCCGCTGGGCTTCCTGCTAACCCGATCAGCTTTGGTTCTACCCTTTTCAGCCCTCATTGTTGTTGTGAATTATTTCTCAGGCAATTTCTCTCTGAACCAGCTCATCGAAACCTTATTCAAGTCACTTCTCAGTATTTTTACCTTACTGTTACTTACATCAACCACTCCTTTTCATGAGATTCTGAAACAGCTCTCCCGCTGGGGAACTCCCAAACTATTTATCA
Protein-coding sequences here:
- a CDS encoding energy-coupling factor transporter transmembrane component T → MKHAFIDRFAYLHSPIHHFTTSAKIKSALLLLTLLLIGFPMMDYQTARTGFGIYGLLVLVIALVSRVPLGFLLTRSALVLPFSALIVVVNYFSGNFSLNQLIETLFKSLLSIFTLLLLTSTTPFHEILKQLSRWGTPKLFIIILAFMYRYFFLLVSEIDALERAIQMRHSTVSSWKRVRVYANIVGMLLVRSFERAENVYHAMQMRGFTGDLS